In one Diabrotica virgifera virgifera chromosome 7, PGI_DIABVI_V3a genomic region, the following are encoded:
- the LOC114326545 gene encoding transcription initiation factor TFIID subunit 3, translated as MGLIRLINVYECVLKGPESSGCSMSDFHAVPSPRPETPGKLNIKPIVRKNEDIIPERKREPSPVGLAKISALVTGPPKPKSTLSPVPPVDKPVPIEEPVVPPILKTPGRPRLTPTKPKTTPKPKKIEQQTFKKIDEHGNEVWICPTCGIQDDGRPMIGCDGCDAWYHWVCVGIQVPPDENENWYCKPCLARKNEDFQSDKKRKRKRKEKKEH; from the exons atggGACTCATCAGGCTAATTAACGTGTATGAGTGTGTATTAAAGGGCCCGGAGAGCTCAGGCTGTAGCatgtctgacttccacgcag TTCCGTCTCCGCGACCTGAAACACCGGGAAAGTTAAATATAAAGCCAATAGTAAGGAAGAATGAAGACATTATTCCGGAAAGAAAACGGGAGCCCTCCCCGGTCGGGCTGGCGAAAATTTCGGCACTAGTGACAGGCCCTCCCAAGCCCAAATCGACGCTGTCTCCAGTACCGCCCGTTGACAAGCCGGTCCCCATTGAGGAACCAGTGGTTCCCCCAATCCTTAAAACGCCTGGTCGACCTCGATTGACCCCTACGAAGCCCAAAACTACCCCTAAACCCAAGAAAATCGAGCAGCAAACGTTTAAAAAGATAGACGAGCATGGGAACGAAGTGTGGATATGTCCTACTTGTGGTATCCAAGACGATGGTAGACCTATGATCGGTTGTGACGGTTGTGATGCGTGGTACCATTGGGTGTGCGTCGGGATCCAGGTACCACCTGATGAAAACGAGAACTGGTACTGCAAACCGTGTTTAGCTAGGAAGAACGAAGACTTTCAAAGTGATAAAAAGAGAAAACGAAAGCGGAAAGAAAAGAAGGAGCATTGA